From Thamnophis elegans isolate rThaEle1 chromosome 12, rThaEle1.pri, whole genome shotgun sequence, one genomic window encodes:
- the MMGT1 gene encoding membrane magnesium transporter 1: MRTRRPRRLRQEEEEEERRMMAAASLWKGLVGVGLFALAHAAFSAAQHRSYMRLTEKEDETLPIDIVLQTLLAFAVTCYGIVHIAGEFKDMDATSELKNKTFDTLRNHPSFYVFNHRGRVLFQSPDTVHSSSSQDALSSSGSLKLRKLESLHR; this comes from the exons ATGCGCACGCGGCGCCCTCGGCGGctgaggcaggaggaggaggaggaggagaggcggaTGATGGCGGCCGCCTCTCTCTGGAAAGGGCTGGTTGGGGTCGGGCTCTTCGCCCTGGCCCACGCGGCCTTCTCCGCCGCGCAGC ATCGTTCCTATATGAGACTAACGGAGAAGGAAGACGAGACGTTGCCTATAGAC ATCGTTCTTCAAACTCTGCTGGCCTTTGCAGTTACCTGTTACGGGATTGTGCATATTGCAGGAGAATTTAAAGACATGGACGCTACTTCAGAGCTAAAAAATAA GACATTTGACACGTTAAGgaaccatccatccttttatgtATTTAATCACCGGGGCAGAGTGTTATTCCAGTCCCCAGACACTGTCCACTCTTCCTCCAGCCAGGATGCGTTGTCATCCAGCGGATCACTGAAGTTGCGAAAACTTGAATCGCTGCACCGTTAA
- the LOC116515409 gene encoding integrator complex subunit 6-like isoform X2, protein MPILLFLIDTSASMNQRAYLGTSYLDVAKGAVELFMKLRARDPASRGDRYMLVTFDEAPYCIKAGWKENHATFMNELKNLQASGLTTLGQALRSSFDLLNLNRLVSGIDNYGQGRNPFFLEPSILITITDGNKLTNTSSVQEELHLPLNSPLPGSELTKEPFRWDQRLFALVLRLPGAPSVEPEQLGSVPTDESAITQMCEVTGGRSYCVRTQRMLNQCLESLAQKVQSGVVINFEKSGPDPPHIGEDGLVDATRPVNSFGSQSWHSCHKLIYVRPNPKTGVPVGHWPIPESFWPDQNSPTLPPRTAHPVVRFSCVDCEPMVIDKLPFDKYELEPSPLTQYILERKLSHVCWQVFVSSSAKYSELGHPFGYLKASTSLTCVNLYVMPYNYPVLLPLLDDLFKFHKLKPNLKWRQALESYIKSMPPYYLVTKLESERIIASVGKKPPQETGIKVKSHSSGLSLIQSRDFKQLLQGISGDSPLRLPEMNVKEFAGFHIGLLNKDLKPQAFRNAYDIPRRSLLDQLTRMRTNLLKTHKFILGQDEDCLHSVPVAQMGNYQEYLKMMPSPLREIDPDQPKRLHTFGNPFKQDKKGMMIDEADEFVAGPQNKVKRPGEPNTPASLKRRRSMSPFLRRPQSPPVVANHVGGKGSPSPAGPPSSPNAKTTPAYKDANSNTVQDGNGEKKAENSQPLDKPGDGPLVHLVPPSPAAVVDEDLPNDMDSLTGELNCVGEDGLDHRPMVNSLVRGPLNYSMSAEDQKLLVEPASGTVPNSVKITSNMFEGNNEVIKIKVMKEVRKPGRNYEKIFSLLEEIQGPVEVQKYFIEFAIKEATRFKKRVLIQHLERILEEIEFTSLPNRINHVNSR, encoded by the exons GCTGGCTGGAAGGAAAACCATGCCACTTTCATGAACGAACTGAAAAACCTCCAGGCATCAGGATTGACCACTCTCGGCCAGGCTCTGCGATCATCCTTTGACCTGCTGAACCTCAACAGATTAGTCTCTGGCATAGACAACTATGGTCAG GGGAGGAATCCCTTTTTTTTAGAGCCGTCGATTTTAATTACCATCACAGATGGAAACAAGCTGACAAATACTTCTTCTGTTCAAGAGGAG CTCCATCTGCCTCTGAATTCTCCCCTGCCTGGTAGCGAGCTAACCAAAGAACCGTTTCGCTGGGATCAACGGCTGTTTGCCCTGGTGCTGCGCTTGCCCGGGGCCCCATCAGTGGAACCCGAGCAGCTAGGGAGCGTCCCCACAGATGAGTCTGCCATCACACAGATGTGTGAAGTCACTGGAG GGCGCTCGTATTGTGTCCGGACCCAGCGCATGTTGAACCAATGCTTAGAATCCCTTGCTCAGAAGGTTCAGAGTGGTGTGGTcattaattttgaaaaatcgGGACCAGATCCGCCTCACATTGGGGAAG ATGGACTGGTTGACGCCACAAGGCCCGTCAATTCCTTCGGTTCTCAGTCATGGCACAGCTGTCATAAACTCATCTATGTGCGTCCCAACCCTAAAACGGGCGTGCCTGTTGGCCATTGGCCAATCCCCGAATCATTTTGGCCTGATCAGAATTCACCAACGCTG CCCCCTCGCACAGCTCATCCGGTGGTGAGGTTCTCCTGCGTGGATTGCGAGCCCATGGTGATCGATAAGCTGCCATTTGACAAGTACGAACTGGAACCGTCACCTTTAACGCAATACATCCTGGAACGGAAGCTGTCTCATGTGTGCTGGCAG GTCTTTGTGAGCAGCAGCGCGAAATACAGCGAGCTCGGACACCCCTTTGGATATTTAAAGGCCAGCACCAGCCTGACCTGTGTCAATCTCTATGTGATGCCTTACAACTACCCCGTGCTGCTCCCTCTGCTCG ATGACCTTTTCAAGTTCCACAAACTTAAGCCAAATCTGAAGTGGCGACAGGCATTGGAGAGCTACATAAAATCCATGCCTCCTTACTACTTAGTG ACAAAATTAGAATCGGAGCGGATAATAGCGTCCGTGGGTAAGAAACCCCCACAAGAGACGGGCATTAAAGTGAAGAGTCACTCCAGCGGCTTGTCCCTCATCCAGAGCAGGGATTTCAAGCAGTTGCTTCAAGGGATTTCGGGCGACTCTCCCCTGAGGCTGCCTGAAATGAACGTGAAGGAATTTGCTGGCTTCCACATAGGGCTCTTGAATAAG GATCTCAAGCCACAGGCCTTCCGCAATGCTTACGATATTCCTCGTCGCAGCCTGTTAGACCAGCTGACCCGGATGAGAACCAACCTGTTGAAAACACACAAGTTCATTCTAGGCCAGGATGAAG ATTGCCTTCACAGTGTTCCTGTAGCCCAGATGGGGAACTACCAGGAGTACCTAAAGATGATGCCTTCTCCCCTTCGAGAAATTGACCCCGACCAGCCCAAGAGGCTTCACACTTTCGGAAACCCTTTCAAGCAGGATAAAAAG GGAATGATGATTGATGAAGCGGATGAATTCGTCGCCGGTCCTCAGAACAAAGTCAAACGTCCAGGAGAGCCCAACACGCCGGCCTCCCTGAAGAGAAGGCGCAGCATGTCCCCGTTCTTAAGACGGCCGCAGTCGCCGCCCGTCGTAGCCAACCACGTTGGCGGGAAAGGATCGCCCTCGCCTGCCGGGCCCCCATCCAGCCCGAATGCTAAAACCACGCCAGCTTATAAAG ATGCAAACAGCAACACGGTTCAAGACGGCAACGGTGAAAAGAAAGCCGAGAACTCCCAGCCGCTGGACAAACCAGGGGACGGACCTTTGGTGCATCTTGTTCCTCCGTCCCCGGCCGCCGTGGTGGACGAAGACCTGCCAAACGATATGGACTCTTTGACCGGTGAACTGAACTGTGTTGGGGAAGATGGGCTGGACCATAGACCCATGGTCAATTCCCTCGTACGGGGCCCTTTGAACTACAGCATGTCCGCCGAAGACCAAAAGCTACTGGTGGAGCCAGCTTCTGGAACTGTGCCAAATTCAGTGAAAATCACATCCAATATGTTTGAAGGGAACAACGAGGTTATCAAAATCAAGGTTATGAAAGAAGTTCGCAAACCCGGGAGAA ATTATGAAAAAATCTtctctctcctagaagaaatACAAGGCCCCGTAGAGGTTCAGAAATATTTCATTGAATTTGCTATCAAAGAAGCAACAAG gttTAAAAAACGGGTCTTAATTCAGCACTTAGAAAGAATACTAGAGGAAATAGAGTTCACCAGCCTTCCCAACCGAATTAATCATGTCAACAGTAGATAA
- the LOC116515409 gene encoding integrator complex subunit 6-like isoform X1 yields MPILLFLIDTSASMNQRAYLGTSYLDVAKGAVELFMKLRARDPASRGDRYMLVTFDEAPYCIKAGWKENHATFMNELKNLQASGLTTLGQALRSSFDLLNLNRLVSGIDNYGQGRNPFFLEPSILITITDGNKLTNTSSVQEELHLPLNSPLPGSELTKEPFRWDQRLFALVLRLPGAPSVEPEQLGSVPTDESAITQMCEVTGGRSYCVRTQRMLNQCLESLAQKVQSGVVINFEKSGPDPPHIGEDGLVDATRPVNSFGSQSWHSCHKLIYVRPNPKTGVPVGHWPIPESFWPDQNSPTLPPRTAHPVVRFSCVDCEPMVIDKLPFDKYELEPSPLTQYILERKLSHVCWQVFVSSSAKYSELGHPFGYLKASTSLTCVNLYVMPYNYPVLLPLLDDLFKFHKLKPNLKWRQALESYIKSMPPYYLVPLKKALRMMGAPNLISDNLDCGLSYSVISYLKKLSQQTKLESERIIASVGKKPPQETGIKVKSHSSGLSLIQSRDFKQLLQGISGDSPLRLPEMNVKEFAGFHIGLLNKDLKPQAFRNAYDIPRRSLLDQLTRMRTNLLKTHKFILGQDEDCLHSVPVAQMGNYQEYLKMMPSPLREIDPDQPKRLHTFGNPFKQDKKGMMIDEADEFVAGPQNKVKRPGEPNTPASLKRRRSMSPFLRRPQSPPVVANHVGGKGSPSPAGPPSSPNAKTTPAYKDANSNTVQDGNGEKKAENSQPLDKPGDGPLVHLVPPSPAAVVDEDLPNDMDSLTGELNCVGEDGLDHRPMVNSLVRGPLNYSMSAEDQKLLVEPASGTVPNSVKITSNMFEGNNEVIKIKVMKEVRKPGRNYEKIFSLLEEIQGPVEVQKYFIEFAIKEATRFKKRVLIQHLERILEEIEFTSLPNRINHVNSR; encoded by the exons GCTGGCTGGAAGGAAAACCATGCCACTTTCATGAACGAACTGAAAAACCTCCAGGCATCAGGATTGACCACTCTCGGCCAGGCTCTGCGATCATCCTTTGACCTGCTGAACCTCAACAGATTAGTCTCTGGCATAGACAACTATGGTCAG GGGAGGAATCCCTTTTTTTTAGAGCCGTCGATTTTAATTACCATCACAGATGGAAACAAGCTGACAAATACTTCTTCTGTTCAAGAGGAG CTCCATCTGCCTCTGAATTCTCCCCTGCCTGGTAGCGAGCTAACCAAAGAACCGTTTCGCTGGGATCAACGGCTGTTTGCCCTGGTGCTGCGCTTGCCCGGGGCCCCATCAGTGGAACCCGAGCAGCTAGGGAGCGTCCCCACAGATGAGTCTGCCATCACACAGATGTGTGAAGTCACTGGAG GGCGCTCGTATTGTGTCCGGACCCAGCGCATGTTGAACCAATGCTTAGAATCCCTTGCTCAGAAGGTTCAGAGTGGTGTGGTcattaattttgaaaaatcgGGACCAGATCCGCCTCACATTGGGGAAG ATGGACTGGTTGACGCCACAAGGCCCGTCAATTCCTTCGGTTCTCAGTCATGGCACAGCTGTCATAAACTCATCTATGTGCGTCCCAACCCTAAAACGGGCGTGCCTGTTGGCCATTGGCCAATCCCCGAATCATTTTGGCCTGATCAGAATTCACCAACGCTG CCCCCTCGCACAGCTCATCCGGTGGTGAGGTTCTCCTGCGTGGATTGCGAGCCCATGGTGATCGATAAGCTGCCATTTGACAAGTACGAACTGGAACCGTCACCTTTAACGCAATACATCCTGGAACGGAAGCTGTCTCATGTGTGCTGGCAG GTCTTTGTGAGCAGCAGCGCGAAATACAGCGAGCTCGGACACCCCTTTGGATATTTAAAGGCCAGCACCAGCCTGACCTGTGTCAATCTCTATGTGATGCCTTACAACTACCCCGTGCTGCTCCCTCTGCTCG ATGACCTTTTCAAGTTCCACAAACTTAAGCCAAATCTGAAGTGGCGACAGGCATTGGAGAGCTACATAAAATCCATGCCTCCTTACTACTTAGTG CCATTAAAGAAAGCCCTAAGGATGATGGGAGCTCCAAATCTGATATCAGATAATTTAGATTGTGGACTTAGTTACAGTGTTATCTCTTACCTTAAAAAACTCAGCCAACAG ACAAAATTAGAATCGGAGCGGATAATAGCGTCCGTGGGTAAGAAACCCCCACAAGAGACGGGCATTAAAGTGAAGAGTCACTCCAGCGGCTTGTCCCTCATCCAGAGCAGGGATTTCAAGCAGTTGCTTCAAGGGATTTCGGGCGACTCTCCCCTGAGGCTGCCTGAAATGAACGTGAAGGAATTTGCTGGCTTCCACATAGGGCTCTTGAATAAG GATCTCAAGCCACAGGCCTTCCGCAATGCTTACGATATTCCTCGTCGCAGCCTGTTAGACCAGCTGACCCGGATGAGAACCAACCTGTTGAAAACACACAAGTTCATTCTAGGCCAGGATGAAG ATTGCCTTCACAGTGTTCCTGTAGCCCAGATGGGGAACTACCAGGAGTACCTAAAGATGATGCCTTCTCCCCTTCGAGAAATTGACCCCGACCAGCCCAAGAGGCTTCACACTTTCGGAAACCCTTTCAAGCAGGATAAAAAG GGAATGATGATTGATGAAGCGGATGAATTCGTCGCCGGTCCTCAGAACAAAGTCAAACGTCCAGGAGAGCCCAACACGCCGGCCTCCCTGAAGAGAAGGCGCAGCATGTCCCCGTTCTTAAGACGGCCGCAGTCGCCGCCCGTCGTAGCCAACCACGTTGGCGGGAAAGGATCGCCCTCGCCTGCCGGGCCCCCATCCAGCCCGAATGCTAAAACCACGCCAGCTTATAAAG ATGCAAACAGCAACACGGTTCAAGACGGCAACGGTGAAAAGAAAGCCGAGAACTCCCAGCCGCTGGACAAACCAGGGGACGGACCTTTGGTGCATCTTGTTCCTCCGTCCCCGGCCGCCGTGGTGGACGAAGACCTGCCAAACGATATGGACTCTTTGACCGGTGAACTGAACTGTGTTGGGGAAGATGGGCTGGACCATAGACCCATGGTCAATTCCCTCGTACGGGGCCCTTTGAACTACAGCATGTCCGCCGAAGACCAAAAGCTACTGGTGGAGCCAGCTTCTGGAACTGTGCCAAATTCAGTGAAAATCACATCCAATATGTTTGAAGGGAACAACGAGGTTATCAAAATCAAGGTTATGAAAGAAGTTCGCAAACCCGGGAGAA ATTATGAAAAAATCTtctctctcctagaagaaatACAAGGCCCCGTAGAGGTTCAGAAATATTTCATTGAATTTGCTATCAAAGAAGCAACAAG gttTAAAAAACGGGTCTTAATTCAGCACTTAGAAAGAATACTAGAGGAAATAGAGTTCACCAGCCTTCCCAACCGAATTAATCATGTCAACAGTAGATAA